The region CATTCATGAAATTGAGGAGGCGTTTGATATCGAGATATTTGACCGCAAAAGCAGGAATGCCCGTCTGACGCATAAAGGCCGGGAACTGCTGGATTATTGCCAGGATATCGTCACCCGCCGTGATGCCATGCTGGAACGAATCAGTAATAAGAAAATCTTATTTAGCAATCTGCGACTTGGGGTAACGGAATTAACCGCGATGACATGGCTTCCGGGGCTTATTGAGAATATTCGGGCGGACTATCCCAAGGTACAGATTCACCCGACGATCGATGTCAGCTTTAACCTGTTTAACCAGCTCAATAATGACTTGCTGGATATTATTATCGTTCCTGATATCTATAACGATACCCGGTTTATCAATACGCCATTAAAAAGCGTGGAGAATGCCTGGATGTGCTCTCCAACGCTGATACCGCCGCATAAAGAGCTGAGCCTTAGCGACATTGCAAACTATTCATTTCTGACACAGGGCACGCAATCCGGAACGGGGCTGATTTATGAACGCTACTTTGCCAGCCGCAATCTGGTATTAAATAAAACCATTGTTTGCAGTAACCTCATCGCCCAGGTTGGGTTGGCCATTGCCGGGCTGGGCATCACCTATCTCCCCGCCCGTGCTCTGCATCATTTGATTACCCAGGGGAAACTTGGCGTTATCAAATTGAAACCCGCCCCGCCGCTTGTACGTTATGCCGTCATGTACCGTGCCGACCGGAATGTGGGTCTGATGCCGGATATTGCCAACATCGCCGCCAGTAACTGTAATTTTGATCATTTCCAGTTGTCCTGACAGCGGGATACTACTGGCTCAACCGGTGCGCAATCAACCGCAGTTCTTCGGCGATTTGCTGCAAATCGCGCTGTGCATCAATGCGGGGGCCGGTGGAATTGCGGATCACCAGCCTGGCCGGCAGGATGGACGACGATCGCTGCACATCGCTGTCGTTGGCATTCAGCAGACGGTGCACCGCTTCCTTGCCCTGCAGGTCGAGGTCCAGCGAGACGGTGGTCAGCGCCGGATGGAAAAACGAACTTTCATACGTACCATCGTAACCAATCACCGATTTCTGGCCGGGAATGGTCAGCTGATTCTGATGAAACGCACTTAATACGCCGAGCGCCATCTGATCGTTAGCGACCAGTACCGCGCTGAACTGCGGCGTTTCGCGCAGCATCTGCAGTGCGCCGGCGTAGCCGCTTTGCGCATCCCAGTTGCCGTGAATCACCGTTATCGGCGTCAGGCCGTACCCATCCAGGGTTTCCAGCCAGTTTTTCAGTCTCAACCGCGCTGAAACCGAACCGGCCGGCCCCGCCAGCAAAGCGAAGTCGCGGTGCCCCAGTTCATACAGATACTTCACGCTGGCTCGCGTGCCGTCCGCCGGATTAAAAGAGACGTTGAACACCGAACTGTAGGGGTCAACGTCCAGAAACAGGCACAGAATATCGTCATTATCGGCGGCAATACGCTCCGCCTCTTCCGTCTCCAGCGGCACGTTGATGATAACCTTATCAACCCGCTGTGACTTGAGTTCGTTGATAGAATCCTGAATGCCATGATTGACGTTCTCATCAATCATGGAAATCAGCACCTGATAACCTTCCGTATTTGCGTATCTTTTCACCGCCGCCGCCACTTGCGAAGGCGCGTGTAATGCCAGCGACGTCGTCACCAGCCCTATCGTCATGCTCTGCTTACCCACCAGTTGCTGGGCCAGCCGATTGGGAACATAACGCAACAGCTCGATGGACTGCTCTACCTTGCGGCGCGTGGACTCGGAGACATTCGCAGATTTATTCAATACCCGCGATACCGTCTGATAAGAAACGCCCGCGTGGCGGGCAACATCTTCTAACGTAGCGCTTTTCGACTTCATGGTCGGGTTTCCCGTCGTGGTTTTACCGGGATTGTAACAGCTGCCCCAGCGAAAAAACCATGTTCTGAACCCTATTCAGGCCAATTTATATGCAAGTATTACGTTCACATATCAAAAACCCGTGATGGGCATCACCAATCATTACAAAACAAAATGATTTATTTGCATTAAATCACAATAAAACAACGAATCCGTTGCTCAGTTTTACGCTTAGGCATTTTATTGATCGCGTAATGTGAACGTAATACATAACAACAAGAGGCCATCATGAACACCAAACTCCTTACTCTCTCTACCGCTCTCACCGCCATACTGACCTCGCCGGCATTACTGGCGGCAGAGGCAACCACCGTCCCCATTGATTTTCACGGCTATCTGCGCGGCGGCGTAGGGGTGTCCAATGATGGCGGCATGTCGCAATGGCAAAAAAACAAAGTGGGCCGTCTGGGTAACGAAAACGATACCTATGGCGAAGTGGAACTGGGCTCGGAGGTGTACAAAAAGAACGACGTCAGTTTCTATGTCGACAGCATGGTCAGCATGGTGTCGGATGGCTCCAACGATAACGAAACCACCATTGGCGATGACGCCCAGTTCGGCCTGCGCCAGTTGAATCTGCAAATCAAGGGGCTGGTCCCCGGCGACCCTAACGCCATGATTTGGGGCGGTAAACGCTACTACCAGCGTCACGATCTGCACATTATCGATACCAAATACTGGAATATATCCGGCTCCGGCGCCGGGATTGAAAACTATACCCTCGGCCCCGGCGCGCTCTCCGTCGCCTGGATCCGCGGCGACGCCAACGCGGTTGACGACCGCATCAACGGCAACAGCAACGTCAACATCAACTATGCCGATATCCGCTATGCCGGGCTGAAACCCTGGAAAGGCGCCTGGACGGAATTCGGCATCGACTACGCCATGCCGAACACCACCAAAAAACAGAAAGACTTCGGCGGCCTGTATGACGCGGACAACGGCGTGATGCTGACCGGCGAAATCAGTCAGGACATGCTGGGCGGTTACAACAAGGTGGTGCTGCAATACGCCAATAAAGGGCTGGCGCAAAACATGGTGTCGCAAGGCGGCGGCTGGTATGACATGTGGAATCAGGTTAACAGCGCCACCGGCTATCGCGCCATCAACACCGGTCTGATTCCGCTCACCAGCCGGTTGTCGTTTAACCATGTGTTGACCTGGGGTTCGGCTAACCACATCAATGAAGCAACCGACACCACCCGGCTACTGTCGCTGGTAGGGCGTCTGCAATACCAGTTTACCGATTATGTGCGCGGTATCGGCGAAGTGGGTGCATTCACCCAGAAAGACAACTTCAAAAACGGCACCTCGTTTAAACAAAGCGGCGAGAAATACACGCTGGCACTGGCGCTGGCGGCCGGCCCGGCATTTATGTCACGCCCGGAATTGCGCCTCTACACCTCTTATCTGAACGACAGTCAGGACGGCAAGCCATTCAAGGACGGCACCGCCAATAACACCTGGAACGTTGGCGTACAGGTTGAGGCCTGGTGGTGATCGACGCGATATACGGAATACCCTGTTCTCCGGAGGTTGTTTTCATCATTATTATCTGAGTTATTGACGCTGTTGTTTTTTTTGAGGATAACCAGCCGGGTTATCCTCTTTTTTTTATTTATCCATATATTATTTATTATCCTGCCGTTATTGACGAGCTATTATTCCGGGCGGGAAAAATGGTCCTCTAATAATTTGCGTAACGTATCTGACTGTTTACCGAATATGGCATGAACCTGCTGCCCAAGAATAATCACGCCCAGCGCACCTTCCTGCTGTAACCCTTGCGAGTCAACCAAGCTCAGGTTTTTTACCGTCACACGCAGCCGGGTAATACAGGCATCGACCTGTTCGATATTATCCCACCCGCCAAACCACCGCAGCAGACGCTGAATCTGCTGTTTGTCGTCGTCGCTTAATTCAGGCGTCGGCTTCGGATGAGAGAAATAGCGCATAACAGAATGCAGACTTACCATGATCACACTCCTCTGAAGGCATCGTACACGACGACGCCCGCCGGCGCGGCGGGTCATCGCTCAAGAGAAAACGCCCATGCCGGCATCGGCGATGGGCGCAGGCTGAACGCCGTCAGACCAGACGGCGGCGAATCACCCGGCAATCCCAGGCGGAAAGGACAACGTCCACCAGCGGCAACCCGGTCAGCATATCGCTATGCCCGGCGGGCAGTTGGATTGGCTGCGGCAGCGCGCTGTAGTTTTCGATGAAGATAAACTCTTCGTCGCCGTTGGTACGGCGATGGGCCGTTACCGCCGGCGGCAGCGGGATATCCAACGCCCGCGGCAGAGCCAGCTCACGGATGATGGCGGCAAAGAAATCGCGCTGGAACGCCAGATCGTTACGCGAAGTCACGTACCAGGCCTTCCCTGCGCCGACGCGGTTTACCGTCACCGCCGGCCGGCCGGCGTAGAAATCGTCACAGTAGCTGGCGAGCGCCGTCGCGCCTTCAAGGTGGATCAACTCGCACAGGTGGCGCGCCTGATACGGCCCTTTCAGCCCGATGTCATTGTCCGCCAGCCCCAGTACCCGGTTGTATTCACCGTCGGCCAGACAGTCGATCTCTTCTGACCAAATCCCCAGCACTGAACGCAGCGGACCGGGAAATCCGCCCTGATAACACAGGTCGCTTTCATTAACGATACCGCTCCAGTAGGTCACCACCACCTGCCCGCCTTGCCGCACAAACTGCTCGACACGCTCGGCAAAACCCGGGCGCACCATGTACAGCATCGGCGCAATCAACAACCGGTAGCCGCTGAAATCGCAGTCGGCGTTGATGATGTCCGCCGCGATCCCCTGTTCCCAGAACGGGCGGTAATGTTCCGCCACGGTTTTTTCGTACTCCAGCCCGGCATTGCGCGGCCCCTGCGCGTCATCCATCGCCCAGCGGCTTTCCCAGTCAAACAGGATAGCCACCTGCGCCTCTACCCGGCTGCCCGCCACCGCACCCAACTGCGACAAAATCTGACCGAGCTGCGCCACTTCGCGGCCGA is a window of Dickeya solani IPO 2222 DNA encoding:
- a CDS encoding maltoporin, which gives rise to MNTKLLTLSTALTAILTSPALLAAEATTVPIDFHGYLRGGVGVSNDGGMSQWQKNKVGRLGNENDTYGEVELGSEVYKKNDVSFYVDSMVSMVSDGSNDNETTIGDDAQFGLRQLNLQIKGLVPGDPNAMIWGGKRYYQRHDLHIIDTKYWNISGSGAGIENYTLGPGALSVAWIRGDANAVDDRINGNSNVNINYADIRYAGLKPWKGAWTEFGIDYAMPNTTKKQKDFGGLYDADNGVMLTGEISQDMLGGYNKVVLQYANKGLAQNMVSQGGGWYDMWNQVNSATGYRAINTGLIPLTSRLSFNHVLTWGSANHINEATDTTRLLSLVGRLQYQFTDYVRGIGEVGAFTQKDNFKNGTSFKQSGEKYTLALALAAGPAFMSRPELRLYTSYLNDSQDGKPFKDGTANNTWNVGVQVEAWW
- a CDS encoding LysR family transcriptional regulator, producing the protein MITFKQMDALIWIVNMGSFEAAASKLNMSQSAISKRIHEIEEAFDIEIFDRKSRNARLTHKGRELLDYCQDIVTRRDAMLERISNKKILFSNLRLGVTELTAMTWLPGLIENIRADYPKVQIHPTIDVSFNLFNQLNNDLLDIIIVPDIYNDTRFINTPLKSVENAWMCSPTLIPPHKELSLSDIANYSFLTQGTQSGTGLIYERYFASRNLVLNKTIVCSNLIAQVGLAIAGLGITYLPARALHHLITQGKLGVIKLKPAPPLVRYAVMYRADRNVGLMPDIANIAASNCNFDHFQLS
- a CDS encoding PTS transporter subunit EIIB: MVSLHSVMRYFSHPKPTPELSDDDKQQIQRLLRWFGGWDNIEQVDACITRLRVTVKNLSLVDSQGLQQEGALGVIILGQQVHAIFGKQSDTLRKLLEDHFSRPE
- a CDS encoding LacI family DNA-binding transcriptional regulator; the protein is MKSKSATLEDVARHAGVSYQTVSRVLNKSANVSESTRRKVEQSIELLRYVPNRLAQQLVGKQSMTIGLVTTSLALHAPSQVAAAVKRYANTEGYQVLISMIDENVNHGIQDSINELKSQRVDKVIINVPLETEEAERIAADNDDILCLFLDVDPYSSVFNVSFNPADGTRASVKYLYELGHRDFALLAGPAGSVSARLRLKNWLETLDGYGLTPITVIHGNWDAQSGYAGALQMLRETPQFSAVLVANDQMALGVLSAFHQNQLTIPGQKSVIGYDGTYESSFFHPALTTVSLDLDLQGKEAVHRLLNANDSDVQRSSSILPARLVIRNSTGPRIDAQRDLQQIAEELRLIAHRLSQ